In the genome of Doryrhamphus excisus isolate RoL2022-K1 chromosome 11, RoL_Dexc_1.0, whole genome shotgun sequence, one region contains:
- the zcchc10 gene encoding zinc finger CCHC domain-containing protein 10 isoform X1 produces the protein MATPMHRIIARRQAEANKQHVRCQKCLEMGHWTYECTGKRKYVHRPSRTVEMKKKLKEIENQPRSITGPGQQSSSEKKTKKAKDASGSSSNSDSSSSDSSSDSTDSSSSSSDDSDDGGSSDSGDDSSSSSSSSSSSSSTSTTSSSSSSDSSESGSDSDQGPPKKKKKKK, from the exons ATGGCGACTCCCATGCATCGAATAATAGCCAGGCGGCAAGC GGAGGCAAATAAACAACATGTCCGTTGCCAGAAGTGTTTGGAGATGGGTCACTGGACGTACGAATGTACCGGGAAGCGGAAATATGTGCACCGACCATCAAGGACGGTAGAAATGAAAAAGAAGCTCAAGGAAATTGAAAATCAACCCAGGAGCATCACAGG ACCGGGACAACAAAGCTCCAGTGAGAAGAAAACTAAGAA GGCGAAAGACGCCAGCGGGAGCAGCAGCAATTCAGACAGCTCCTCCAGTGACTCATCATCAGACAGCACCgactcctccagctcctcctcggATGACAGCGACGACGGCGGCAGCAGTGACAGCGGCGATGAcagctcatcctcctcctcctcctcctcctcttcttcctctacctccaccacctcctcatcatcatcctcgGACAGCTCAGAGTCTGGAAGCGATTCAGATCAAGGAcctccaaagaagaagaaaaagaagaaatga
- the zcchc10 gene encoding zinc finger CCHC domain-containing protein 10 isoform X2 has protein sequence MATPMHRIIARRQAEANKQHVRCQKCLEMGHWTYECTGKRKYVHRPSRTVEMKKKLKEIENQPRSITGAKDASGSSSNSDSSSSDSSSDSTDSSSSSSDDSDDGGSSDSGDDSSSSSSSSSSSSSTSTTSSSSSSDSSESGSDSDQGPPKKKKKKK, from the exons ATGGCGACTCCCATGCATCGAATAATAGCCAGGCGGCAAGC GGAGGCAAATAAACAACATGTCCGTTGCCAGAAGTGTTTGGAGATGGGTCACTGGACGTACGAATGTACCGGGAAGCGGAAATATGTGCACCGACCATCAAGGACGGTAGAAATGAAAAAGAAGCTCAAGGAAATTGAAAATCAACCCAGGAGCATCACAGG GGCGAAAGACGCCAGCGGGAGCAGCAGCAATTCAGACAGCTCCTCCAGTGACTCATCATCAGACAGCACCgactcctccagctcctcctcggATGACAGCGACGACGGCGGCAGCAGTGACAGCGGCGATGAcagctcatcctcctcctcctcctcctcctcttcttcctctacctccaccacctcctcatcatcatcctcgGACAGCTCAGAGTCTGGAAGCGATTCAGATCAAGGAcctccaaagaagaagaaaaagaagaaatga
- the hspa4a gene encoding heat shock 70 kDa protein 4a, translating into MSVVGFDLGFQSCYVAVARAGGIETVANEFSDRSTPSFVSFGPRNRAIGAAAKSQVVTNCKNTVQGFKRFHGRAFAEPYVQSAKANLVYDLAQMPSGSTGIKVMYMEEEKVFSVEQVAGMLLTKLKETAESDLKKPVADCVISVPCFFTDAERRSVMDAAQIAGLNCLRLMNETTAVTLAYGIYKQDLPAPEEKPRIVVFVDVGHSGYQVSVCAFNTGKLKVLATAFDSELGGKDFDNILVSHFCEDFAKKYKLDVRSKPRALVRLYQECEKLKKLMSANSSDLPLNIECFMNDIDVSSKLNRGQFEEMCAGLLDKVEGPLRSVMEQAKLRKEDVYAVEIVGGASRIPAIKERISKFFGKELSTTLNADEAVARGCALQCAILSPAFKVREFSITDVVPYSISIKWNSGAEEGLSDCEVFPRNHASPFSKVLTFYRKEPFVLEAYYNNPKELPYPNTSIGQFLVQNVVAQTSGESAKVKVKVRVNLHGVFSVSSASLVEVMKTVDGEEPMETDQAVKEEENKMQVDQEDQKPDPGADKKCDTEEMETATEDGKQEKKNDQPPQAKKPKVKTKTVELPIESNLYWQLPSDVLNTFVENEGKMIMQDKLEKERNDSKNNVEEYVYEMRDKLYGSLEKFVNEADRDAFSLKLEDTETWLYEDGEDQQKQVYIDKLAELKKIGQPIVERATEAEERPKAFEELGRQIQMYMKITAAYKAKDEQYDHLDELEVTRVEKQVNDAMAWLNGKMNLQNNQDLALDPVVRVKEIQAKSKELYTACNPALSKPKPKAEPPKEKSENGPANGQEGTENQSPDSDKNPPAGTEQKTSTNKPPEMDID; encoded by the exons ATGTCTGTGGTGGGATTTGACTTGGGCTTTCAAAGCTGCTATGTCGCTGTAGCCCGAGCAGGTGGGATTGAGACGGTGGCCAACGAGTTCAGCGATAGAAGCACACC GTCGTTTGTCTCATTTGGACCACGGAATCGAGCCATAGGAGCTGCTGCAAAGAGCCAG GTGGTGACTAACTGCAAGAACACGGTGCAGGGCTTCAAGCGATTCCATGGCCGCGCCTTTGCCGAACCCTATGTTCAGTCGGCCAAGGCGAACCTGGTGTACGACCTTGCACAGATGCCCTCTGGGTCCACTGGTATTAAG GTGATGTACATGGAGGAGGAAAAGGTGTTCAGCGTTGAGCAGGTTGCTGGCATGCTGCTGACCAAACTGAAGGAGACGGCCGAGAGCGACCTGAAGAAACCAGTGGCTGATTGCGTCATCTCT GTTCCCTGCTTTTTCACCGATGCAGAGAGAAGGTCTGTCATGGACGCCGCCCAGATCGCTGGCCTCAACTGTCTACGACTAATGAATGAGACCACAGCCG TGACTCTGGCTTATGGCATCTACAAGCAAGACCTACCGGCTCCGGAAGAGAAGCCCAggattgttgtgtttgttgatgTGGGCCACTCTGGTTACCAGGTGTCAGTTTGTGCCTTCAACACGGGAAAGCTTAAG GTCCTGGCGACAGCGTTTGATTCCGAGCTGGGCGGGAAGGACTTTGACAACATCCTGGTCAGCCACTTCTGCGAGGACTTTGCCAAGAAGTACAAGTTGGACGTGAGGTCCAAGCCCCGCGCGCTGGTGCGTCTCTACCAGGAGTGCGAGAAGCTCAAGAAGCTGATGAGCGCCAATTCCTCTGACTTGCCTCTCAACATCGAGTGCTTCATGAACGACATCGACGTGTCCAGTAAGCTCAACAG AGGCCAGTTTGAGGAGATGTGTGCAGGGCTGCTGGACAAAGTGGAGGGCCCCCTCCGCAGCGTCATGGAACAAGCGA AGCTGAGGAAAGAAGATGTCTACGCGGTTGAGATAGTAGGTGGCGCCTCCAGAATCCCTGCCATCAAAGAGCGAATCAGCAAGTTCTTCGGCAAGGAACTGAGCACCACTTTGAATGCAGACGAGGCGGTGGCCAGAGGCTGTGCACTGCAG TGTGCAATCTTGTCTCCGGCCTTCAAAGTCAGAGAGTTCTCCATCACAGATGTCGTCCCTTACAGCATCTCTATTAAATGGAACTCAGGAGCAGAGGAAGGATTGAG TGATTGTGAGGTTTTCCCGAGGAACCACGCATCTCCCTTCTCCAAAGTGTTGACTTTCTACCGGAAAGAACCCTTCGTCCTTGAAGCGTACTACAACAACCCCAAGGAGCTGCCCTATCCCAACACCTCCATAG GACAGTTCCTTGTCCAGAATGTGGTCGCTCAGACATCAGGTGAAAGCGCAAAAGTCAAGGTTAAAGTTAGAGTCAACCTTCACGGTGTGTTCAGTGTATCGAGTGCCTCGCTGGTAGAGGTTATGAAAACGGTGGATGGCGAGGAGCCGATGGAGACTGACCAGGCTGTGAAGGAAGAGGAG AACAAAATGCAAGTTGACCAGGAGGATCAAAAACCAGATCCTGGCGCAGACAAGAAATGTGACACAGAAGAGATGGAG ACAGCGACAGAGGATGGCAAGCAGGAGAAGAAGAATGACCAGCCACCGCAGGCCAAGAAGCcaaaagtgaaaacaaaaacgGTGGAGCTGCCCATCGAGAGCAATTTGTACTGGCAGCTGCCCAGCGATGTGCTAAATACATTTGTGGAGAATGAG GGGAAGATGATTATGCAGGATAAGCTGGAGAAGGAGCGCAACGACTCCAAGAACAACGTGGAGGAATATGTGTACGAAATGAGGGACAAATTATATGGCTCCTTGGAAAAGTTTGTCAACGAAGCG GATCGTGATGCCTTCTCCTTGAAGCTGGAGGACACGGAGACTTGGTTGTATGAGGACGGAGAGGACCAACAGAAGCAAGTTTACATCGACAAACTTGCAGAACTGAAG AAAATCGGGCAGCCTATTGTTGAGAGAGCCACAGAAGCCGAGGAGAGGCCGAAAGCATTTGAAGAACTCGGCAGACAAATCCAAATGTACATGAAGATCACTGCCGCCTACAAGGCAAAG GACGAGCAGTATGACCATTTGGACGAGCTGGAGGTGACTCGGGTGGAGAAGCAGGTGAACGACGCCATGGCGTGGCTGAATGGCAAGATGAACCTGCAGAACAATCAGGACCTCGCGCTGGACCCTGTGGTCCGAGTGAAGGAGATCCAGGCAAAGTCCAAG GAACTTTACACGGCATGCAACCCCGCCTTGTCAAAGCCCAAGCCCAAAGCTGAGCCACCAAAGGAGAAGTCCGAAAACGGGCCCGCCAACGGACAGGAGGGAACAGAGAACCAGTCCCCCGACTCAGACAAAAACCCACCTGCAGGCACTGAGCAGAAAACGTCAACAAACAAGCCTCCTGAAATGGACATTGACTAA